In Oryza brachyantha chromosome 1, ObraRS2, whole genome shotgun sequence, the following are encoded in one genomic region:
- the LOC102699267 gene encoding ABC transporter G family member 6, with protein sequence MARAGHDRFPFLATPTAAAAPPAPARGRNPPLAEILRLVGAATVDDSGAADEDGSAGNALSLPMRPPGRTIQFRLAFSDLAYSVRAARRARPGGSGGGFRLPLQNRCDRVTAAAPDAHAPRTRVLLDGITGEAREGEILAVMGASGSGKSTLIDALANRISRDSLKGSVTLNGEALTGNIIKSISAYVMQDDLLFPMLTVTETLSFAAEFRLPRSLPATKKRARVQTLIDQLGLRAAENTIIGDEGHRGVSGGERRRVSIGTDIIHDPILLFLDEPTSGLDSTSAFMVVQVLRSIAASGSIVITSIHQPSHRILVLLDRLILLSGGRTVFSGPPSAIPAYFAEFGYPVPDDENRAEFALDLIREFESSPTGTTPLVHFNQKWQLMHAARHYPADAPWEPTMSLKEAITTSISRGKLVSGSDVAGEAASMHTYANPFWVEMKVLTKRSAINTRRMPELFLIRLGAVVITGAILATVFYKLDQSPKGAQERLGFFAFAMSTMFYTCADALPVFLQERYIFLRETAYGAYRRTSYVLSNAIVSFPPLVVLSLAFAFTTFFAVGLAGGVSGFTFYTLAILASFWAGSGFVTFLSGVIPHVMIGYTVVVAVLAYFLLFSGFFINRDRIPQYWIWFHYLSLVKYPFEGVLQNEFARGGECFVRGTQMFDNSPLAMMPDAVKTRVLASIGSALGVKIGPNTCVMTGHNVLREAAVTQLGKWECLLVTAAWGFFFRLLFYFSLVLGSKNKRR encoded by the coding sequence ATGGCGCGCGCAGGGCACGACCGCTTTCCCTTCCTAGCCAcgcccacggcggcggcggccccgccggcgcccgcgAGGGGCAGGAACCCGCCGCTCGCCGAGATACTCCGCCTCGTCGGCGCGGCCACCGTCGACGACTCGGGCGCCGCGGATGAGGATGGCTCAGCGGGCAACGCGCTGTCGTTGCCCATGCGGCCTCCGGGGCGGACCATCCAGTTCAGGCTGGCGTTCAGCGACCTGGCCTACAGCgtccgcgccgcgcggcgggcgcggcccggcggcagcggcggcgggtttCGTCTGCCTCTGCAGAACCGGTGCGACCGCGTCACTGCGGCTGCGCCCGATGCGCACGCGCCACGGACGAGGGTGCTGCTGGACGGCATCACTGGGGAGGCGAGGGAGGGGGAGATCCTGGCGGTGATGGGGGCCAGCGGCTCCGGCAAGTCGACGCTCATCGACGCGCTCGCCAACCGCATCTCCCGCGACTCGCTCAAGGGCTCCGTCACGCTCAACGGCGAGGCGCTCACCGGCAACATCATCAAGTCCATCTCCGCGTACGTCATGCAGGACGATCTGCTGTTCCCCATGCTCACCGTCACCGAAACACTCTCCTTTGCCGCCGAGTTCCGCCTCCCGCGCTCGCTGCCCGCGACCAAGAAGCGGGCGCGCGTGCAGACGCTCATAGACCAGCTCGGCCTCCGCGCGGCGGAGAATACCATCATCGGCGACGAGGGCCACCGCGGGGTCTCGGGAGGCGAGCGCCGCAGGGTCTCCATTGGCACCGACATCATCCATGATCCAATCCTCCTGTTCCTGGACGAACCCACGTCGGGACTCGACTCCACCTCGGCGTTCATGGTCGTCCAGGTGCTCCGCAGCATCGCCGCGAGCGGCAGCATTGTCATCACTTCCATCCACCAGCCGAGCCACCGCATCCTTGTCCTTCTCGACCGCCTCATCCTCCTCTCCGGTGGACGCACCGTCTTCAGTGGCCCCCCCTCCGCCATTCCGGCCTACTTCGCCGAGTTCGGGTACCCGGTGCCCGACGACGAGAACCGCGCCGAGTTCGCGCTCGACCTAATCCGCGAGTTCGAGTCGTCGCCGACGGGGACCACACCGCTCGTCCACTTCAACCAGAAGTGGCAGCTCATGCACGCGGCGAGGCACTACCCAGCTGATGCTCCCTGGGAGCCTACCATGTCCCTGAAGGAAGCCATCACCACGAGCATCTCACGGGGGAAGCTGGTGTCCGGCTCGGACgtggccggcgaggcggcgtcgATGCACACCTACGCGAACCCGTTCTGGGTGGAGATGAAGGTGCTGACGAAGAGGTCGGCGATCAACACGCGGCGCATGCCAGAGCTGTTCCTCATCAGGCTCGGCGCCGTGGTGATCACCGGCGCGATCCTCGCCACCGTCTTCTACAAGCTCGACCAGTCCCCCAAGGGCGCGCAGGAGCGGCTCGGCTTCTTCGCCTTCGCCATGTCCACCATGTTCTACACCTGCGCAGACGCACTCCCGGTGTTCCTGCAGGAGCGCTACATCTTCCTCCGGGAGACCGCCTACGGCGCATATCGCCGCACCTCCTACGTGCTCTCCAACGCCATCGTCTCcttcccgccgctcgtcgtgctctccctcgccttcgccttcACCACCTTCTTCGCCGTCGGCCTGGCGGGCGGCGTGTCCGGGTTCACCTTCTACACGCTCGCCATCCTCGCCTCCTTCTGGGCCGGCAGCGGGTTCGTCACGTTCCTCTCCGGCGTGATACCGCACGTCATGATCGGCTACACCGTCGtggtcgccgtcctcgcctACTTCCTCCTCTTCAGCGGCTTCTTCATCAACCGGGACAGGATACCACAGTACTGGATATGGTTCCACTACCTCTCGCTAGTCAAGTACCCGTTCGAGGGGGTGCTGCAGAACGAGttcgcccgcggcggcgagtgcTTCGTTCGCGGCACGCAGATGTTCGACAACTCGCCGCTCGCCATGATGCCGGACGCGGTGAAGACGAGGGTGCTTGCGTCCATCG